From Acidobacteriota bacterium, one genomic window encodes:
- a CDS encoding TonB-dependent receptor: protein MQLLQKFLLAATASFCLIPSLLLAQSGSGDLAGMVTDSSGAGVSGAKITIQSQSTFGVAITTETTTTGDYAAASLRPGVYTVQVTAPGFTTVQRAGITIKTGERQRVDIALQPGSADQTVNVTADASLLATESGALTTVIGRDMMTALALNGRNMISLTTLVPGVSLPPGTLLPRINGGRPRTNEYLYDGVAALQPEPGQVAFFPIIDDIDEFAIMSSGISAEFGRFNGGVVNVATKAGTGNLHGVVYEFLRNEAMNARNYFTPATSAKPLFRRNQYGGALGGPLLPRRLFFFTGYQGTNQAVGVVRTSTVPTRAQRGNPDANGNPTTGFSFGTTAIYDPATTVQTGSTFTRTQFLNNTIPLNRVDPAALALLARYPLPTSSAAANNYVRVGNDVDHQNQFDVRLDAQLTANDHGFARYTYFHDVEQPVTPLPDGSGTITGTILSTGNVIGLSRTLGQQYVANETHSFNPRTVNEARFGYTRRALSRSGALLLGTASATLGIPGIPANAEFNNALPVFAIAGITQLGASSSAFSNFSTNVTQVFDMMTRVQGRHALKAGIDLRWEHLDAVQPPNPTGNFGFSTLFTNQGGVTSSGNSLASFLLGQVNTFSIDLQSSTIRPRAHIAEFFLQDDWKATPRLTVNAGLRWTLNFPSTETHNQGAVFNLATQQYQYLGQNGFSRSARELHYGNFGPRLGFSYMVTPKTVVRSSYGIIFIEQTGITTPFTAPQFPFLQTVQQSSLDSIHPAFVLSKGPSVAPIPLTADAGLGQGVFTVDRKLGSGYVQQWNLTFQRELARDLAIELAYTGSVITRVGIPDTNLNQLTVAQLAQGAALTATTTNPYYGQIPASSSIGGKTISVAQLQKPYPRFLTVSSFRKNTGRTNYNAAEIKLEKRTSYGLTALLSYTHSKLMDDASSVFDSSVLTGPVANFPVADSFNPSLERDVSLGDMSNITAGSVVYMLPMGKGHRIAQSGILACLLGGWTANGILTLQSGMPFAVAQATNFNAFAGFGTQRPTINGNANLPASQRTVAHFINTSAFSITPQFKLGNASRDPARGPAYRDLDLGLAKNTHFTERLMLELRGEVFNVTNTPAFAQPNATVGATNFGSITATTADPRVAQVAAKLHF, encoded by the coding sequence ATGCAGTTATTGCAAAAATTTTTGCTTGCCGCGACGGCATCCTTCTGCCTGATACCCTCCCTGCTGCTTGCGCAAAGTGGGAGCGGCGACCTGGCAGGCATGGTGACCGACTCCAGCGGGGCCGGCGTGAGCGGCGCAAAGATCACGATCCAATCCCAATCAACTTTTGGCGTCGCGATCACGACAGAGACAACAACGACAGGCGACTACGCCGCCGCATCGCTGCGCCCGGGGGTCTATACCGTACAGGTGACTGCCCCAGGATTTACCACCGTGCAACGAGCCGGCATCACTATAAAGACAGGGGAGCGGCAGCGCGTCGACATCGCCTTGCAACCCGGCAGCGCCGACCAGACTGTCAATGTCACCGCCGATGCTTCGCTGCTGGCGACTGAATCGGGAGCGCTTACCACAGTAATCGGACGCGACATGATGACAGCGCTCGCCCTGAACGGCCGCAACATGATCTCGTTGACCACGCTCGTGCCCGGAGTCTCTCTCCCCCCAGGAACACTGCTTCCCCGCATCAACGGAGGCCGTCCGCGCACCAACGAATATCTGTACGACGGTGTCGCCGCGCTGCAACCCGAGCCAGGCCAGGTCGCGTTCTTTCCCATCATCGATGACATCGACGAGTTCGCCATCATGTCCAGCGGCATCTCCGCGGAGTTTGGCCGCTTCAATGGCGGCGTCGTCAATGTTGCGACCAAAGCAGGCACCGGCAACCTTCACGGCGTGGTCTACGAGTTTCTGCGCAACGAGGCCATGAACGCGCGCAACTACTTCACGCCAGCCACATCGGCGAAGCCCCTCTTCCGCCGCAACCAGTATGGAGGCGCGCTCGGCGGCCCTCTGCTTCCGCGGCGTCTCTTCTTCTTCACCGGGTATCAGGGCACCAATCAGGCCGTAGGCGTCGTGCGCACCAGCACCGTACCCACGCGCGCGCAGCGCGGAAATCCCGACGCGAACGGCAACCCAACCACCGGCTTCAGCTTCGGCACAACGGCAATCTACGATCCGGCAACAACCGTCCAGACCGGATCAACCTTCACCCGCACGCAGTTTCTCAACAACACGATCCCTCTTAACCGCGTCGACCCCGCGGCGCTTGCCCTGCTCGCGCGCTACCCTCTTCCAACCAGCAGCGCAGCGGCGAACAACTATGTCCGCGTCGGCAACGACGTTGACCATCAGAACCAGTTCGACGTTCGACTCGATGCACAGCTCACGGCCAACGATCACGGCTTTGCCCGGTACACCTACTTCCACGATGTCGAACAGCCTGTAACGCCGCTGCCCGACGGAAGCGGCACCATCACCGGCACTATCCTCTCGACGGGAAACGTCATCGGGCTCTCGCGCACGCTGGGTCAACAGTACGTTGCCAACGAGACGCACAGCTTCAATCCGCGCACCGTCAACGAAGCACGGTTCGGCTACACCCGGCGCGCCCTCAGCCGCAGCGGCGCTCTGCTGCTGGGAACGGCTTCAGCGACACTTGGTATTCCCGGCATTCCGGCCAACGCCGAGTTCAACAACGCTCTTCCCGTATTTGCCATTGCGGGAATCACACAGCTTGGAGCGTCATCCAGTGCCTTCTCGAACTTCTCGACGAACGTGACGCAGGTCTTCGATATGATGACCCGCGTGCAGGGCAGGCATGCCTTGAAGGCAGGCATCGATCTGCGCTGGGAGCACCTCGACGCCGTGCAGCCGCCGAACCCAACCGGCAACTTCGGCTTTTCAACGCTGTTCACCAATCAGGGCGGCGTCACCAGCTCCGGCAACTCGCTCGCAAGCTTTCTGCTTGGCCAGGTCAACACCTTCTCGATCGATCTGCAAAGCAGCACGATACGCCCTCGCGCACACATCGCCGAGTTCTTTCTTCAGGATGACTGGAAGGCAACACCGCGGCTCACCGTGAACGCAGGCCTGCGCTGGACGCTGAACTTTCCCTCGACCGAAACCCATAACCAGGGGGCCGTCTTCAACCTCGCCACACAGCAGTATCAGTATCTCGGCCAGAATGGCTTTTCACGCTCGGCGCGCGAGCTTCACTACGGCAATTTCGGCCCGCGACTCGGCTTCAGCTACATGGTCACGCCGAAGACCGTCGTGCGCTCAAGCTACGGCATCATCTTCATCGAACAGACCGGCATCACAACGCCCTTCACCGCACCGCAGTTTCCCTTTCTCCAGACGGTGCAGCAGTCCTCGCTCGACAGCATCCATCCTGCGTTCGTGCTGTCGAAAGGCCCGTCAGTCGCGCCGATTCCTTTGACTGCCGATGCCGGACTCGGCCAGGGCGTCTTCACCGTCGACCGCAAGCTCGGCTCAGGCTACGTGCAACAGTGGAACCTCACCTTCCAGCGTGAGCTGGCGCGAGACCTCGCCATCGAGCTGGCATACACCGGGTCCGTCATTACGCGCGTCGGCATCCCCGACACAAACCTGAATCAACTCACGGTAGCACAGCTTGCGCAAGGCGCAGCGCTCACGGCGACAACAACCAATCCGTACTATGGACAGATCCCCGCATCTTCGTCGATTGGAGGAAAGACCATCTCCGTCGCGCAGTTGCAGAAGCCTTATCCACGCTTTCTTACCGTGTCGTCCTTCCGAAAAAACACCGGGAGAACGAACTACAACGCTGCGGAGATCAAGCTCGAAAAGCGTACCAGCTACGGTCTTACGGCCCTGCTCAGCTACACGCACTCAAAGCTCATGGACGATGCCTCCTCGGTCTTCGATTCGTCAGTGCTCACCGGGCCTGTGGCAAACTTCCCCGTCGCCGACAGCTTCAACCCATCGCTTGAGCGTGATGTATCGCTCGGAGACATGTCGAATATCACGGCCGGCTCCGTCGTCTACATGCTTCCCATGGGCAAAGGACACCGCATCGCGCAATCAGGCATTCTCGCCTGCCTTCTCGGCGGATGGACTGCCAACGGCATTCTGACGTTGCAGAGTGGAATGCCCTTCGCTGTCGCGCAGGCAACAAACTTCAACGCCTTCGCAGGCTTCGGAACGCAGCGGCCAACGATCAACGGCAACGCAAACCTTCCTGCAAGTCAAAGAACGGTAGCGCACTTCATCAACACCAGCGCGTTCTCAATTACGCCGCAGTTCAAGCTAGGCAACGCCTCGCGCGATCCTGCGCGCGGACCTGCCTACCGCGATCTCGATTTGGGTCTGGCGAAGAATACGCACTTTACCGAGCGGCTGATGCTCGAGCTTCGCGGCGAAGTCTTCAACGTGACAAACACACCTGCCTTCGCTCAACCCAATGCAACGGTAGGCGCGACGAATTTCGGCTCCATCACAGCCACAACCGCAGACCCGCGCGTGGCTCAGGTAGCAGCGAAGCTGCATTTCTAA